The following proteins are encoded in a genomic region of Verrucomicrobiota bacterium:
- a CDS encoding four helix bundle protein — protein MSFESFENLDVWKRSSRLALDILKLTRSWEGDFALRDQLNRSAISIPSNIAEGYDRASGPDTLRFLKIAQGSSAELRTQLYLAKGLGLIESSHLIEKAKESSAMLQSLIQYRQRRIQEEPEP, from the coding sequence ATGAGCTTTGAGTCCTTTGAGAATCTGGATGTTTGGAAACGGAGTTCGCGACTTGCCTTGGATATTTTGAAGCTCACTCGGTCTTGGGAAGGAGACTTTGCGCTGCGAGATCAGCTGAACCGCAGCGCGATTTCGATTCCTAGCAACATCGCAGAAGGCTATGATCGCGCTAGCGGTCCGGATACGCTTCGCTTTCTAAAGATCGCCCAAGGCTCCAGCGCCGAGCTTCGAACACAGCTCTATCTAGCAAAGGGACTCGGCTTAATCGAATCCAGTCATCTCATCGAAAAGGCCAAAGAGAGTAGCGCCATGCTCCAGTCCTTGATTCAATACCGTCAGAGGCGCATCCAAGAAGAACCTGAACCCTGA